cctgttaCTCGTGTTTTTGCATctttctaccggtgaaagtgcactggagcggcagtcaaacccgtgacttcccacccgtgaactcgtactagatcgatgtactcccagttcagagtcgtgagtcgtggttttgaagtcgtgagttaccggttacaggttgcctggaacgcagcattaaacACGAGTAGATCTGATGTGTGTTATAATGACTTATACTGAAGTATAAAGTGTGCTCAGATGGGATTGTCTCTATGATTAATTAAAAGAATGTAAATGTGATGTGTTTGATTCTGTAGGTCCTTTAAGAGGCGAGCTCCTCGTGCGCTGAAGGAGATCCGTAAGTTTGCGGTGAAGGAGATGGGCACACCAGACGTCCGCATCGATACACGTCTCAACAAGGCTGTGTGGGCTAAAGGAGTCAGGTGAGTCTTCATCACTTCAGTCTGTTTGTTTCGTGTAATGTCGTTTAAGGTAAATGTGtcctgttaaagggatagttcggccaaaaacgatattaaccccatgatttactcacccccaagctgtccgagttgcatatgtccagacattttcggatattttagaaaatattttagatctttcagttgattaaatgtaaagttacggggtccacccatagtccacgaccttcaagtccaaaaaaagatccgtttggatttaatttgtgaaggatggacgcacttttttttttggactggaaggtcgtggactatgggtggaccccgtaacattacatttaatcagctgaaagatgtaaaatatccgaaaatgtgtttgtctgaaaaacgatggacatatgcaactcggacagcttgggggtgagtaaatcatggggttaatatcgtttttggccgaactatccctttaagaaatgAGACTGCTTGCCTTGTTTTGTCCTCgctttaaagaggacatttcataagacttttttaatatttaaaatcttTGGTGTGCCCAGAGTATTTATgttaagttttagcttaaaatggtcactttgtaggtgtagaaccgcttctgacatcacaaggggagccaaatttcaataagctattttccacatgcttgcagagaatggttaaccAAAACCAAGTTACTGGGTTGGTCTTTTTCACAttgtctaggttgatagaagcacccaGGACCCacttatagcacttaaacatgaagtcagattttcatgatatgtcctctttaaagtGTCTCTTGTGTTTTTCAGGAATGTGCCATACCGCATGCGTGTTCGTCTCTCCAGGAAACGTAATGAAGATGAAGATTCTCCAAACAAGCTGTACACATTGGTTACATACGTCCCTGTCACCGCGTACAAAGGTCAGAATGATGATGATTTAATCACAATAATCCAGCACAGATCTGTACATTCACATTGCTAACTTTGTGTCTGTACCGACCGCACTTTTACGTTTTGCACAGCATTTGGTTGTACTGTGTACAATGACAATAAAGATCCTATTTTAGTCATTCCTCTGAagtcaaacacatttttattttatagctGGGCAAAAAATCAGCAGCGATTCTCATGCGTGTAgcgtcagtaaagccggtttcgtgattagtagtaaatccaTGTTCATAATCGTGGACAAATTGCCTCCAATAATGAATAGGATTTTGCCAAATTGCCTAGTGAAATATGTCTCTGTGTGGGAAATGTTGTTAAATcagaaagcaggtgatggtgatttactactagTCACCCAACCAGCTTTACTGATGAAATGCGCATGAGAATCAAAGGTTCATTTTTTTTTGTCCACCACTAGTTTATTTTTACACAGTGAGGATTTTGTGCAAATGACTTAACTTTTTCtagttttaaaagttttggtgtttGTTACAGAAACGTGATGTCATGGCATATCTATCAATTTaacttgtttttctttttttgcaggTCTTCAGACTGTAAATGTGGATGAAAATTAAGTTTGTCTTCAAGATCattgaaataaaaacataaaagatCATATGTTGttgatttgatttatttgaGAATTGCAGGTGTTGTCagtaactgtgggttcacaccagccgcggaagaggcggcaaaaacgcgctattcgcgcgtagttgaACGCTTGAACATTTCAGTTCACTCGCCTCATTCTTGCGTGAAATCCGcgggtgaaattctagtcattcgagaaattcacgcggaaatccgtgtcatgggaggggcttctgcgactccggagactacaccactccgctcgcttcctgtaatcatgtcactactacagcaagctcctgattggttaacgcggcgcggaattccgccaaagttcagatttttgaact
The genomic region above belongs to Paramisgurnus dabryanus chromosome 15, PD_genome_1.1, whole genome shotgun sequence and contains:
- the rpl31 gene encoding large ribosomal subunit protein eL31, giving the protein MAPLKKGEKKKGRSAINEVVTREYTINLHKRIHGVSFKRRAPRALKEIRKFAVKEMGTPDVRIDTRLNKAVWAKGVRNVPYRMRVRLSRKRNEDEDSPNKLYTLVTYVPVTAYKGLQTVNVDEN